The following proteins are co-located in the Gossypium hirsutum isolate 1008001.06 chromosome A02, Gossypium_hirsutum_v2.1, whole genome shotgun sequence genome:
- the LOC107960998 gene encoding uncharacterized protein: MGIVKFDDTSSAENPLPNHGDKGINAIIKSSGKKINMNIAEVNTPLKEVWKKMVERGLIAQNLRVRPREAKNYYEFHDQEDHEIQKYSQFRALVQGLMDNKELEFFEYVGSPEEIYVCASKEGSTKDVYKVNHPVVIISRPRMNEAGAQVAPKVVIQKPVIFPYKDSKRVPWNYSCNVTISGEEIPINASEEGQDEGFYTRSGRRYDTPNTKVEHVKGKSLAIEQRKEKLAELELAINESVTEKEANEFLKFLKHSEYSVVEQLHKQPARISVLALLLSSETHRNALLKVLNETYVANDIYVNKLDRLVNNISATTSYSLMTMKYRQEAEDRLKLCTSRLAVKVRAIDGTERKVMGRIEIPLLIGLSTYEVDFLVMDIKPLYNCLLGRPWIHSVGAVPSSLHQKLKLVTEGRLVTINAEEDIIAAITSDAPYLEANDEAIECPFLSLEFVKVTFITEGNKIPMPWLSKTTRMGLRLTVGKGALPRRGLERYLQGRINVPMMKDKQDRFGLGFKPDMKQRKKELEKK, from the exons atgggcATCGTGAAATTTGATGATACATCTAGTGCAGAGAATCCATTACCCAACCATGGGGATAAGGGGATAAATGCGATAATCAAGAGTTCggggaaaaaaattaatatgaatattGCAGAAGTGAATACCCCGCTGAAAGAggtatggaagaaaatggtggaaagaggGCTGATAGCACAGAATTTAAGGGTCAGACCTCGAGAAGCAAAGAATTATTACGAGTTCCATGATCAAGAGGATCACGAGATTCAGAAATACAGCCAATTCAGGGCTTTAGTACaaggattgatggataataaggagctagAATTCTTCGAATATGTCGGGAGCCCAGAAGAAATATATGTGTGTGCCTCCAAAGAAGGGTCGACAAAGGATGTTTACAAAGTCAACCACCCAGTGGTTATCATATCACGTCCGAGAATGAATGAAGCCGGGGCTCAAGTTGCGCCAAAGGTCGTAATCCAGAAGCCCGTTATTTTCCCTTACAAAGATAGCAAAAGGGTACCGTGGAACTATAGCTGCAATGTGACAATTTCGGGAGAGGAGATCCCGATTAATGCATCAGAGGAAGGTCAAGACGAGGGTTTTTATACGCGCAGCGGAAGGCGTTATGATACCCCAAATACAAAAGTCGAGCATGTTAAAGGAAAATCATTGGCGATTGAGCAAAGGAAAGAGAAGCTGGCAGAACTTGAACTGGCTATTAATGAATCAGTGACGGAAAAGGAAgcaaatgaatttttaaaatttctaaagcacAGCGAATACAGCGTCGTAGAACagttgcacaaacagccagctcgTATATCAGTACTGGCTTTACTCTTAAGCTCAGAAACCCATCGCAACGCATTATTGAAGGTActgaatgaaacttatgttgctaacgaTATCTATGTAAACAAACTGGACCGCTTAGTCAACAACATAAGTGCAACAACTTCATATTCTTTAATGACGATGAAGTACCGCCAGGAGGCAGAGGATCGACTAAAGCTTTGTACATCACGACTCGCTGTAAAGG TGAGAGCAATTGATGGCACGGAAAGGAAGGTAATGGGGAGAATTGAAATACCCCTCTTAATCGGGCTGAGCACGTACGAGGTAGATTTCCTGGTCATGGACATTAAGCCTTTgtataattgcctattggggaggccatggatacactcagtAGGGGCAGTCCCTTCATCGCTGCACCAAAAGTTGAAATTGGTAACCGAAGGTCGGTTAGTAACGATCAATGCTGAAGAGGACATCATCGCAGCAATAACTAGTGACGCCCCATATCTAGAGGCAAATGATGAAGCAATCGAGTGCCCTTTTTTATCTTTGGAGTTTGTGAAAGTGACATTCATTACCGAAGGAAATAAAATTCCAATGCCCTGGTTATCTAAGACTACAAGAATGGGACTACGACTAACTGTTGGGAAAGGGGCTCTACCTAGAAGAGGACTCGAgagatacctccagggaaggattAATGTACCAATGATGAAGGATAAACAAGACCGTTTTGGGTTAGGATTTAAGCCGGAcatgaaacaaagaaagaaggaacTTGAGAAGAAATAA